From Vagococcus jeotgali, one genomic window encodes:
- a CDS encoding MFS transporter: protein MKNKNGMLYLVVLNLFLVFLGVGLVVPVMPALQKSMDLSGATMGLMISVFAVFQLIVSPIAGNLSDKMGRKKIIAAGMLIFSISELIFGLGHTVGWLYLSRALGGIAAAFIMPSVTAYVADITTFEERPKGMGLVSAAISGGFIIGPGVGGFLAHFGIRAPFFAASFLAFLGFILAILVLKEPTKKFVTEEARETPIEDVTVWDILKDPVFTFPFIIILISSFGLQAFEAIYGVMATTNFNFTMGEIAAIITVSGVLALICQLLFFDGIIKKIGEAGLIRLAFFASAIFVGVMAFTSSKWVAAFSTFIIFLAFDLLRPAITTYLSKHAGDRQGTVNGLNSTFTSFGNILGPMVSGMLFDINHVYPYYVSSIVLLATGFLTLFWKKQVAKTR from the coding sequence TTGAAAAATAAAAATGGTATGTTGTATTTGGTAGTTTTAAATTTATTTTTAGTCTTTTTAGGTGTTGGTTTAGTAGTGCCTGTCATGCCAGCATTACAAAAATCAATGGATTTATCTGGTGCTACTATGGGCTTGATGATTTCAGTTTTTGCTGTTTTTCAGTTAATCGTCTCACCCATAGCTGGGAATTTATCAGATAAAATGGGACGAAAAAAAATTATCGCTGCAGGTATGCTTATTTTCTCAATTTCAGAGTTAATTTTTGGTTTAGGACATACCGTTGGTTGGTTATACCTCTCACGTGCCTTAGGAGGCATTGCTGCAGCCTTTATCATGCCTTCTGTTACAGCTTATGTAGCAGACATTACTACATTTGAGGAAAGGCCAAAAGGGATGGGGCTTGTTTCAGCCGCGATTAGTGGAGGTTTTATTATAGGACCTGGTGTTGGTGGTTTTTTAGCTCACTTTGGTATTAGAGCGCCTTTCTTTGCCGCTTCATTTCTAGCCTTTCTTGGTTTTATTTTAGCTATTTTAGTTTTAAAAGAACCAACGAAAAAATTTGTGACAGAAGAAGCTAGAGAAACACCAATTGAAGATGTCACAGTTTGGGATATATTAAAAGATCCGGTATTTACTTTCCCATTCATCATTATTTTGATTTCATCATTTGGACTTCAAGCTTTTGAGGCTATTTATGGTGTTATGGCAACCACTAATTTTAATTTTACAATGGGTGAAATCGCAGCTATCATTACAGTGAGTGGTGTGTTAGCTTTAATTTGTCAGCTATTATTCTTTGATGGGATAATTAAAAAAATTGGGGAAGCTGGATTAATTCGTTTAGCCTTTTTTGCTAGTGCTATTTTTGTCGGTGTTATGGCATTTACGTCCAGCAAGTGGGTAGCAGCTTTTTCAACGTTTATTATCTTTTTAGCTTTTGATTTATTACGACCTGCTATTACGACTTATTTGTCAAAACATGCAGGAGATAGACAAGGGACTGTCAATGGTTTGAATTCAACTTTTACAAGTTTTGGTAATATCTTAGGACCAATGGTATCTGGTATGTTATTTGATATCAACCATGTGTACCCTTACTATGTTTCATCAATCGTATTGTTAGCTACTGGGTTTTTAACGCTATTTTGGAAAAAACAAGTAGCCAAAACTAGATAG
- the pyk gene encoding pyruvate kinase, translating into MKKTKIVCTIGPASESLETLVELMNSGMNVARLNFSHGDFEEHGARIKNIREAAKITGNTIAILLDTKGPEIRTNNMVDGKVNLSTGDVVRIAMTEVEGTKEKFSITYPGLINDVELGSHILLDDGLIDLEVIEIDQANNELVTKVLNEGVLKNKKGVNVPNVSINLPGITDKDAADIRFGIENDVDFIAASFVRRPSDVLEITKILEEENATHIQIISKIENQEGIDNLDDILKVSDGLMVARGDMGVEIPTEDVPVVQKEMIRKCNAIGKPVITATQMLDSMQHNPRPTRAEASDVANAIYDGTDAVMLSGETAAGDYPVEAVQTMANIATRTEGDLTDRDAYALKLHSKTDMTESIGQAVGHTAKNLDIQTIVAATESGYTARMISKYHPKAHIVAATFSDRVARSLTLNWGVFPSVTEKPSSTDEMFSLATTIAKDTGFSKDGDLIIITAGAPIGEKGTTNLMKIQLIGQKLTSGQGIGEVAVFGQAIVASSAEEAISLMKDDSILVVKTTDKAYMPAIAKASALIVEEGGLTSHAAVVAIAEGIPVVVGVTNATQDIKTGMIVTVDPRQGSIYEGEITV; encoded by the coding sequence ATGAAAAAAACAAAAATTGTTTGTACAATCGGTCCAGCTAGTGAGTCTTTAGAAACATTAGTAGAATTAATGAATTCAGGAATGAACGTAGCACGTTTAAACTTCTCACATGGTGATTTTGAGGAACATGGTGCTCGTATTAAAAATATTCGTGAAGCAGCAAAAATTACTGGAAATACTATTGCTATCCTTTTAGATACAAAAGGTCCAGAAATTCGTACAAATAACATGGTAGATGGTAAAGTTAATCTAAGTACTGGTGACGTTGTACGTATTGCTATGACTGAAGTCGAAGGAACGAAAGAAAAATTCTCTATTACTTATCCTGGTTTAATCAATGACGTTGAATTAGGTAGCCATATTCTTTTAGATGATGGCCTAATCGATTTAGAAGTTATTGAAATCGATCAAGCTAACAATGAATTAGTGACTAAAGTTTTAAATGAAGGTGTTCTTAAAAATAAAAAAGGTGTTAACGTACCTAATGTAAGTATTAACTTACCAGGTATTACAGATAAAGATGCTGCAGATATCCGTTTTGGTATTGAAAACGATGTTGACTTCATTGCAGCTAGTTTTGTACGCCGTCCAAGTGATGTCTTAGAAATCACAAAAATTTTAGAAGAAGAAAATGCAACTCATATCCAAATTATTTCTAAAATTGAAAATCAAGAAGGTATTGATAACTTAGATGATATTCTAAAAGTATCAGATGGTTTAATGGTAGCCCGTGGAGACATGGGTGTTGAAATTCCAACTGAGGATGTACCGGTTGTTCAAAAAGAAATGATTAGAAAATGTAATGCTATTGGAAAACCTGTTATTACAGCAACACAAATGCTAGATTCTATGCAACATAACCCTCGCCCAACACGTGCTGAGGCAAGTGATGTGGCTAATGCGATTTATGATGGAACAGATGCTGTTATGTTATCTGGTGAAACTGCTGCAGGGGATTACCCAGTAGAAGCTGTTCAAACAATGGCAAACATTGCAACCCGTACAGAAGGTGATTTAACAGATCGTGATGCTTATGCTCTAAAATTACATAGCAAAACTGATATGACCGAATCAATTGGTCAAGCTGTAGGACATACTGCTAAAAACTTAGATATCCAAACAATTGTTGCAGCAACTGAATCAGGGTACACAGCTCGTATGATTTCTAAATACCATCCTAAAGCTCATATTGTGGCAGCAACATTCTCTGACCGTGTTGCTAGAAGTTTGACACTTAACTGGGGTGTGTTCCCAAGTGTAACTGAAAAACCAAGTTCAACTGATGAAATGTTCTCTTTAGCAACAACTATAGCTAAAGATACAGGATTTTCTAAAGATGGTGATTTAATTATTATCACTGCGGGAGCTCCAATTGGTGAGAAAGGAACAACTAACTTAATGAAAATTCAATTGATCGGTCAAAAATTAACATCTGGTCAAGGGATTGGTGAAGTAGCTGTCTTTGGTCAAGCTATTGTAGCATCTTCAGCAGAAGAAGCGATTTCATTAATGAAAGATGATTCAATTTTAGTTGTTAAAACAACAGATAAAGCATATATGCCAGCTATTGCAAAAGCTTCTGCTCTTATTGTTGAAGAAGGTGGCTTAACAAGTCACGCTGCTGTTGTTGCGATTGCAGAAGGTATTCCAGTTGTTGTTGGTGTGACTAATGCCACCCAAGACATTAAAACTGGAATGATTGTAACTGTTGATCCTCGTCAAGGTTCAATTTATGAAGGAGAAATAACTGTTTAG
- the pfkA gene encoding 6-phosphofructokinase: MKRIAILTSGGDAPGMNAAIRAVTRKAIHEGMEVYGINYGYAGLVAGDIRKLDVADVGDIIQRGGTMLYSARYPEFATEEGQLKGIGQLKKFGIEGLVVIGGDGSYQGAMALTKRGFPAIGVPGTIDNDIPGTDYTIGFDTAINTVLDSMDRIRDTATSHVRTFIIEVMGRDAGDIALWAGVAGGADDIIIPEHNFDMSQVAEKIRYGRDRGKKHCLIVLAEGVMPGHQFAEELAEYGDFHARVSVLGHIVRGGSPTARDRVLASKFGAYAVDLLREGKGGLCTGSQNNKLVALDIVETLEKGKHKPDLSLYDLNHQISF; the protein is encoded by the coding sequence ATGAAGCGCATTGCTATTTTAACAAGTGGTGGAGATGCTCCTGGTATGAATGCTGCAATTCGAGCAGTAACTAGAAAAGCAATTCATGAAGGTATGGAAGTATATGGTATTAATTATGGATACGCAGGCTTAGTGGCTGGTGATATTCGTAAACTGGATGTGGCTGATGTAGGTGACATCATTCAACGTGGTGGAACAATGCTTTATTCAGCTCGTTATCCTGAATTTGCTACAGAAGAAGGACAACTAAAAGGTATTGGACAACTTAAAAAATTTGGAATTGAAGGGTTAGTTGTTATCGGCGGGGATGGTTCTTACCAAGGAGCTATGGCTTTAACAAAACGTGGTTTCCCTGCAATTGGTGTTCCTGGAACCATTGATAATGATATCCCTGGTACAGATTATACGATTGGATTTGATACAGCTATTAATACTGTACTCGACTCAATGGATAGAATTCGTGATACTGCAACAAGTCACGTACGTACATTTATTATTGAAGTTATGGGACGAGATGCTGGTGATATCGCTTTATGGGCTGGTGTAGCTGGCGGAGCTGATGACATTATTATTCCTGAGCATAATTTTGATATGAGCCAAGTCGCTGAAAAGATTCGTTACGGACGTGACCGTGGTAAAAAACATTGTCTGATTGTTTTAGCAGAGGGTGTGATGCCTGGTCATCAATTTGCAGAAGAATTAGCAGAATACGGTGATTTCCATGCTCGTGTATCTGTATTAGGTCATATTGTTCGCGGTGGTTCTCCAACAGCACGTGACCGTGTTTTAGCAAGTAAATTTGGAGCATATGCTGTTGATTTACTTAGAGAAGGTAAAGGTGGACTTTGTACTGGTTCACAAAACAATAAACTTGTGGCACTTGATATTGTAGAAACGTTAGAAAAAGGAAAACATAAACCAGATTTAAGTCTTTATGATTTGAATCATCAAATTTCTTTCTAA
- the dnaE gene encoding DNA polymerase III subunit alpha — MSIAQLQVLTEYSLLSSTNRIEDLVITAKQRGYDSLAITDKNTLHGVIEFYQTCLKHQVKPIIGMTLTYQVMSDIEADLILLAKNLSGYEQLMKIATLKGEFATHQNLELKDISSMLSDLILVMPFKTGEAYQLRELNKDDRITRLNEFKEITKQCDTFAGISIQGNGDEDITKWVDFYKEVGLPIIALDNIKYLNPSDDFSVRVLEHIEDGKVISVDFTHTSGPYYLEEANLFCDKYQQKGLDEALRHVRDAVDSIELIIPLNQTLLPKFERTEDLSSYEFLKKLCQEGLMTRLGTDKTDVKTYQDRLDYELSVIHEMGFDDYFLIVWDVMRYAREKHIVTACRGSAAGSLVAFVLQITDVDPIEYHLLFERFLNKERYTMPDIDMDIPDNKREEVLEYVHQTYGHHRVAQIATFGTLAAKMSLRDVSRVFGLSQNEASKWADAVPNTLKITLEQAYHESKNLRDLVAFSEKNRLLFETAKKIEGLPRHVSTHAAGVVISDRDLTELIPLQEGNNGIALTQFAMGDVEAIGLLKMDFLGLRNLAIIGNTIDDIFYQTKERIDLETIPIDDEKTLELFRKGQTIGIFQFESSGIKNVLRKLGPTSIEDLASVNALYRPGPMENIDLFIQRKKGIKPIHYPHPDLKPILDYTYGIIVYQEQVMQIASLMAGFTLGQADILRRAISKKSKDVIDQEREHFVQGAMGKGYTQQVAEEVYDYIEKFANYGFNRSHAVVYSVVAYQMAYLKVHYSTAFFQSLLHSVKNNPKRINKYISEARDFNVGINPPDINKSDYSFTFYKGNILYGFSSLKGIRKDFIQHIIHVRKTDGPYTSLENFLLRINGKWLKEANILPLIYIGAFDGLHQNRKQLVVDLDGMIQNIEYSGGSIDLLDVLTLKKHTVPDFTNSEKLEQEQLYLGTYVSSHPVNSFDHLIKRCQVTPIKQLEIGKTYHILFYVTKIKKIRTKKGESMAFLEGSDETDTLSVTIFPITYRQIGATLSENEVLLITGKVEKSKYNQETQLIADKVILAEDIKLPELLDRRCFINIKEDKDNANVMEELFKIFQKYSGSTPVILIFRHKEENCLLEDRHFVTESKLFVEEIQRLLGETTVIFK; from the coding sequence ATGAGTATTGCTCAATTACAAGTTTTAACTGAATATTCCCTGTTATCAAGTACTAATCGTATTGAAGACTTAGTCATCACAGCTAAACAAAGGGGTTATGACAGTTTAGCTATTACTGATAAAAACACACTACATGGTGTGATAGAATTCTACCAGACTTGCTTGAAACACCAAGTAAAACCAATCATAGGCATGACTTTAACTTATCAAGTCATGTCAGATATAGAAGCTGATCTTATTTTATTAGCTAAAAATTTGTCAGGTTATGAGCAGTTAATGAAGATAGCGACGCTTAAAGGAGAGTTTGCAACACATCAAAATCTGGAGTTGAAGGATATATCATCTATGTTATCTGATCTTATTTTGGTTATGCCTTTTAAAACAGGAGAAGCGTATCAATTAAGAGAATTAAATAAAGATGATAGAATCACTCGTTTAAACGAGTTTAAAGAAATAACAAAGCAGTGTGACACTTTTGCAGGAATCTCAATACAAGGCAATGGTGACGAGGATATAACGAAATGGGTAGACTTTTACAAAGAGGTAGGTTTACCTATTATTGCATTAGATAATATAAAGTACCTTAACCCTAGTGATGATTTTTCTGTTCGTGTTTTAGAACATATTGAAGATGGTAAGGTTATTTCTGTTGACTTTACTCATACTTCAGGCCCCTACTACTTGGAAGAAGCTAATCTATTTTGTGACAAATATCAACAAAAAGGGTTAGATGAGGCACTTAGACATGTACGTGATGCAGTGGATTCAATAGAGTTAATTATCCCTTTAAATCAAACCCTTCTACCAAAATTTGAAAGAACAGAAGACTTATCTAGTTATGAATTTCTAAAAAAACTCTGCCAAGAAGGCTTAATGACACGGTTAGGAACAGACAAAACAGATGTTAAAACTTATCAAGACCGTCTAGATTATGAATTATCTGTTATTCATGAAATGGGCTTTGACGATTATTTTTTAATCGTCTGGGACGTTATGCGTTATGCCAGAGAAAAACACATTGTCACAGCCTGTCGTGGTTCTGCTGCAGGTTCTCTTGTGGCTTTTGTTTTACAAATTACTGATGTTGATCCTATTGAATATCATCTTTTATTTGAAAGGTTTTTGAATAAAGAACGTTATACGATGCCAGATATTGATATGGATATACCAGATAATAAGCGTGAAGAGGTTTTAGAGTACGTTCACCAGACGTACGGACACCATAGAGTCGCTCAAATTGCAACTTTTGGGACATTAGCAGCTAAGATGTCTTTACGTGATGTTAGTCGTGTTTTTGGTTTATCCCAAAATGAAGCCAGTAAGTGGGCTGATGCCGTGCCTAATACACTTAAAATAACATTAGAACAAGCTTATCATGAATCTAAAAATTTAAGAGATTTAGTCGCCTTTTCTGAGAAGAACAGACTACTTTTTGAAACAGCTAAAAAGATTGAAGGGCTCCCAAGGCACGTCTCTACCCATGCAGCAGGGGTTGTTATTAGTGATCGGGATTTAACAGAATTAATTCCACTACAAGAAGGAAATAACGGTATCGCTTTGACTCAATTTGCTATGGGAGATGTTGAGGCGATTGGGTTACTTAAAATGGACTTTCTTGGTTTAAGAAACTTAGCTATTATTGGCAACACGATTGATGATATTTTTTATCAAACCAAAGAGAGAATTGATTTAGAGACAATCCCGATAGATGACGAAAAAACATTAGAGCTATTTAGAAAAGGTCAAACAATCGGGATTTTTCAGTTTGAGTCTAGTGGTATTAAAAATGTTTTAAGAAAATTAGGCCCAACGTCTATTGAGGATTTGGCTTCAGTGAATGCTTTATATAGACCAGGTCCTATGGAAAATATCGATCTGTTTATTCAACGTAAGAAAGGGATTAAGCCAATTCATTATCCTCATCCAGATTTAAAGCCTATTTTGGATTATACGTATGGTATTATTGTTTATCAGGAACAAGTTATGCAAATAGCTTCTCTAATGGCTGGCTTTACTTTAGGTCAAGCTGATATTTTGCGTCGAGCTATTAGCAAAAAAAGTAAAGATGTTATAGATCAAGAAAGAGAACATTTTGTTCAAGGTGCTATGGGTAAGGGATATACTCAACAAGTGGCAGAAGAAGTTTATGATTATATCGAAAAATTTGCTAATTATGGCTTTAACAGATCTCATGCTGTCGTTTACTCAGTTGTTGCCTATCAAATGGCTTATTTGAAAGTTCATTATTCAACTGCCTTTTTCCAGTCTTTACTACATTCAGTAAAGAATAACCCGAAAAGAATTAATAAATATATCTCTGAAGCAAGAGACTTCAATGTCGGAATTAACCCTCCTGATATTAATAAAAGCGACTATAGTTTTACTTTTTATAAAGGTAATATTTTGTATGGTTTCTCATCTTTAAAAGGAATTAGAAAAGATTTTATACAGCATATCATTCACGTTAGAAAAACAGATGGTCCGTATACCTCCTTGGAAAATTTTTTACTTAGAATTAATGGTAAGTGGTTAAAGGAGGCAAATATATTACCTCTAATTTATATTGGTGCTTTTGATGGTCTTCATCAAAATAGAAAGCAATTAGTGGTTGATTTAGATGGCATGATTCAAAACATTGAATACAGTGGGGGAAGTATAGATTTATTGGATGTATTAACCTTGAAAAAGCACACGGTACCTGATTTTACAAATTCTGAAAAATTAGAACAGGAACAACTGTATTTGGGAACTTATGTATCGAGTCATCCGGTTAATTCTTTTGATCATTTAATCAAGAGGTGTCAAGTGACACCAATCAAACAGCTAGAAATTGGAAAGACATATCATATTTTATTTTATGTGACTAAAATTAAGAAGATTAGAACTAAAAAGGGAGAATCGATGGCATTTTTAGAAGGCAGTGATGAGACAGATACTCTTTCTGTCACGATTTTTCCAATAACTTATCGTCAAATTGGGGCAACACTTTCAGAAAATGAAGTTTTACTTATTACTGGAAAAGTCGAAAAAAGTAAATACAATCAGGAAACACAGCTGATTGCTGATAAAGTCATCTTAGCTGAGGACATTAAGCTACCTGAATTATTAGACAGACGTTGTTTTATCAATATTAAAGAGGATAAAGATAATGCTAATGTTATGGAGGAGTTGTTTAAGATATTTCAAAAGTATTCAGGGAGTACTCCGGTTATTTTAATTTTTAGGCATAAAGAAGAAAATTGTCTGTTAGAAGACCGCCATTTTGTAACTGAATCTAAGTTATTTGTAGAAGAAATTCAAAGGTTATTAGGTGAAACGACTGTTATTTTTAAATGA
- a CDS encoding YjzD family protein — protein sequence MGKLIVLFWSFILGQVVGYIGGALNSGTYSFVTTTVVSLIAGVLIMIIGNVAIPNETKKVSK from the coding sequence ATGGGTAAACTAATTGTTTTATTTTGGTCATTTATATTAGGTCAAGTTGTCGGCTATATCGGTGGTGCCTTAAATAGTGGTACTTATAGCTTTGTCACAACAACAGTTGTATCATTAATTGCGGGTGTATTAATCATGATTATTGGTAATGTTGCAATACCTAATGAAACCAAAAAAGTAAGCAAGTAA
- a CDS encoding aldose 1-epimerase family protein, whose product MSIVLESSMAMATINEMGAELSSFILKETEVEYIWQGDPTFWGRHSPVLFPFVGRLKRDQYEYEGNIYSMSQHGFARDEMFTVKEYDKTHVVFVLKSTPKMKKQYPFDFTLTLTYHLVDAKLVINYQVETSSNEMYFSIGAHPAFNVPLTSGTDFSNYYFQFNPSKSRLKIPLNGPLIDISCKTLAQTNTAIQIRRELFKEDAQILETSGFNEFSILSDNHEHGVSLAYEDFPYVGFWTPYDKEAPFICIEPWCGVADDIHATGELTEKIGINHLKKGDIFKREFTISIF is encoded by the coding sequence ATGTCAATTGTATTAGAGTCAAGTATGGCGATGGCAACAATTAATGAAATGGGTGCTGAATTATCTAGTTTCATTTTAAAAGAAACAGAAGTAGAGTATATATGGCAAGGTGATCCAACTTTTTGGGGTCGCCACTCACCTGTCTTATTTCCTTTTGTGGGTCGGTTGAAACGTGATCAATATGAATATGAAGGTAATATTTACTCCATGAGTCAACATGGATTTGCTAGAGATGAGATGTTTACTGTAAAAGAGTATGATAAGACACATGTCGTATTTGTTTTGAAAAGCACCCCTAAGATGAAAAAACAATATCCTTTTGATTTTACATTGACTTTAACTTATCATCTTGTAGATGCTAAATTAGTGATTAATTATCAGGTAGAAACAAGTTCAAATGAGATGTATTTTTCGATTGGTGCCCATCCAGCCTTTAATGTTCCATTAACATCTGGAACGGATTTTTCAAATTACTATTTCCAGTTTAATCCGTCAAAATCCAGATTAAAAATACCTTTAAATGGTCCTTTGATTGATATTAGTTGTAAAACATTAGCGCAAACAAATACAGCTATACAAATTAGAAGAGAGTTATTTAAAGAAGATGCTCAAATTTTAGAAACATCTGGTTTTAATGAATTTTCTATTTTGTCAGATAATCATGAACATGGTGTCTCTTTAGCATATGAAGATTTTCCATATGTTGGTTTTTGGACACCTTATGACAAGGAAGCGCCTTTTATTTGTATTGAACCATGGTGTGGTGTGGCAGATGATATTCATGCTACTGGGGAGTTAACTGAGAAAATTGGCATTAATCACCTTAAAAAAGGTGACATCTTTAAAAGAGAATTTACAATTAGTATTTTTTAA
- the hslU gene encoding ATP-dependent protease ATPase subunit HslU: MSTTTKTPRQIVQELDQYIIGQEAAKKSVAIALRNRYRRMQLDESMQQDITPKNLLMIGPTGVGKTEIARRLAKIVNAPFVKVEATKFTEVGYVGRDVESMVRDLVEASITIVKKQQYSQVYSQAKKMADEKLVKLLVPGIKKEKKKSGNQFDMMMQMMSGFQNNQEEEKEEVSDSIRVSRETVASQLEKGMLEEREITIEVEEKKTVPAMNNGLEQMGIDLNDALSSLTPKNKVKRTVTVKEAREILINEESEKLVNSADINSAAIDLAQNSGIIFIDEFDKITSKSENSGQVSREGVQRDILPIVEGSLVTTKYGTISTDHILFIASGAFHLSKPSDLIPELQGRFPIRVELDDLTAEDFVKILTEPNNALIKQYIALIETENIQVTFTKEAIERISAIAYDVNSETDNIGARRLHTILEKLLEDLLFESPDMSMGEITITESYVDQKLDKIASDEDLSRYIL; the protein is encoded by the coding sequence ATGAGTACAACAACTAAAACACCAAGACAAATCGTTCAAGAATTGGATCAGTATATTATCGGACAAGAAGCTGCTAAAAAATCAGTAGCTATTGCTCTTAGAAATAGATATCGTCGTATGCAACTAGATGAGTCTATGCAACAAGATATTACGCCTAAAAATCTACTTATGATTGGGCCAACTGGTGTTGGTAAAACAGAAATTGCTCGTCGCCTAGCTAAAATTGTGAATGCACCATTTGTTAAAGTTGAAGCAACAAAATTTACAGAAGTAGGTTATGTAGGACGTGATGTTGAATCTATGGTTCGTGATTTAGTTGAGGCTAGCATCACTATTGTTAAAAAGCAACAATATAGTCAAGTTTATTCTCAAGCTAAAAAAATGGCTGATGAAAAATTAGTTAAATTACTCGTTCCTGGTATTAAAAAAGAAAAGAAAAAATCAGGTAATCAATTTGATATGATGATGCAAATGATGAGTGGCTTCCAAAATAATCAGGAAGAAGAAAAAGAGGAAGTTAGTGATTCAATTCGTGTGAGCCGTGAGACAGTAGCATCACAACTTGAAAAAGGGATGTTAGAAGAGCGTGAGATTACCATTGAAGTAGAAGAGAAGAAAACAGTTCCTGCTATGAATAATGGATTAGAGCAAATGGGAATAGACTTAAATGATGCCCTAAGCTCACTAACACCAAAAAATAAAGTGAAGCGTACTGTTACAGTTAAAGAAGCTCGTGAGATTTTAATTAATGAAGAATCAGAAAAATTAGTTAATTCAGCAGATATTAATAGCGCAGCCATTGATTTAGCTCAAAATAGCGGGATTATTTTCATTGATGAGTTTGATAAAATCACATCAAAATCAGAAAATAGTGGACAAGTTTCTCGTGAAGGGGTTCAGCGTGACATTTTACCAATCGTTGAGGGGTCGCTTGTCACAACAAAATACGGAACAATTTCAACTGATCATATTTTATTTATCGCCTCAGGAGCATTCCACTTATCTAAACCAAGTGACTTGATTCCTGAATTACAAGGTCGTTTTCCAATTCGTGTGGAGCTAGATGATCTAACTGCTGAAGATTTTGTTAAAATTTTAACAGAACCAAACAATGCTTTGATTAAACAATATATTGCTTTAATTGAAACAGAAAATATTCAGGTGACATTTACAAAAGAAGCGATTGAGCGTATTTCAGCGATTGCTTATGATGTGAATAGTGAAACTGATAATATCGGTGCTCGTCGTCTACATACTATTTTAGAAAAGTTATTAGAAGACCTATTGTTTGAATCTCCTGATATGAGTATGGGTGAGATTACCATTACTGAGAGCTATGTGGACCAAAAACTAGATAAGATTGCTAGTGATGAGGACTTGAGTCGTTATATTCTATAG
- the hslV gene encoding ATP-dependent protease subunit HslV, with protein sequence MGYTTFHSTTICAVEKDGKFAMAGDGQVTMGESVVMKGTAKKVRRIYNDEVVVGFAGSVADAFNLEGKFEDKLNQYKGNLMRAAVELAMEWRSDKMMQKLEAMLIVMNDKEMLVVSGTGEVIAPDDGILAIGSGGNYALSAARALKRDGRKDMTAGEIAKAALNVAGDICVFTNHNIIVEEL encoded by the coding sequence ATGGGATATACAACATTTCATTCAACAACGATTTGTGCTGTTGAAAAAGACGGAAAATTTGCAATGGCTGGAGACGGTCAAGTCACAATGGGAGAGAGCGTTGTGATGAAAGGAACGGCTAAAAAAGTTCGTCGTATTTATAATGATGAAGTCGTTGTGGGCTTTGCAGGAAGTGTCGCAGATGCTTTTAACTTAGAAGGAAAATTTGAAGATAAATTAAACCAATATAAGGGTAACTTGATGCGTGCAGCTGTAGAACTTGCTATGGAGTGGCGTAGTGACAAGATGATGCAAAAACTAGAAGCGATGTTAATTGTGATGAACGACAAAGAAATGCTTGTTGTTTCAGGAACAGGAGAAGTCATTGCCCCAGATGATGGTATCTTAGCTATTGGTTCTGGAGGTAACTATGCTCTATCAGCAGCCAGAGCTCTAAAAAGAGACGGTCGTAAGGACATGACAGCTGGTGAAATTGCCAAAGCTGCCTTAAACGTTGCCGGAGATATTTGTGTTTTTACAAATCATAACATTATTGTTGAAGAATTATAG